A genomic window from Etheostoma spectabile isolate EspeVRDwgs_2016 chromosome 13, UIUC_Espe_1.0, whole genome shotgun sequence includes:
- the dpagt1 gene encoding LOW QUALITY PROTEIN: UDP-N-acetylglucosamine--dolichyl-phosphate N-acetylglucosaminephosphotransferase (The sequence of the model RefSeq protein was modified relative to this genomic sequence to represent the inferred CDS: inserted 2 bases in 1 codon; substituted 2 bases at 2 genomic stop codons), whose product MPGNMSPVPVLPLVINCFMSALGCMATLKLIPAFKDHFISAKLYGMDLNKTSKKQVPESQGVISGTVFLIILFCFIPVPFLSCFVGDQCMGFPHDEFVQVIGALLAICCMIFLGFADDVLNLRWRHKLLLPTMASLPLLMVYFTNFGNTVIVVPKPFRALLGLHLDLGILYYVYMGMLAVFCTNAINILAGINGIESGQALFISGSIIVFNLLELSGDYRDDHVFSLYFMIPFFFTTLALFYHNWYPSSVFVGDTFCYFAGMTFAVVGILGHFSKTMLLFFIPQVVNFVYSLPQLFHIIPCPRHRLPRLNPDQAKXGMSYSNXKKGPLXLGHLILSHIINAAELLKLLEVRRGQEGDDEFIECNNMTLINLALKLLGPIHERNLTVIMLIIQVMGSVVAFGIRYHLVRLFYDV is encoded by the exons ATGCCTGGAAACATGTCCCCAGTACCCGTCCTACCGTTGGTGATAAACTGCTTCATGTCTGCACTCGGCTGTATGGCCACATTGAAACTCATTCCTGCGTTCAAAGACCATTTCATTTCCGCCAAATTGTACGGAATGGACCTaaacaaaacatccaaaaagcaaGT CCCAGAGTCCCAAGGAGTCATCAGCGGGACAGTCTTCCTCATCATCCTCTTCTGCTTTATCCCAGTGCCTTTCCTTAGCTGCTTTGTAGGAGATCAGTGCATGGGTTTCCCACACGACGAG TTTGTACAGGTGATTGGTGCACTTCTGGCTATTTGTTGCATGATCTTCCTGGGCTTTGCTGATGACGTGCTGAACCTGCGGTGGAGACACAAGCTCCTACTCCCCACTATGGCTTCCCTGCCGCTGCTCATGGTCTATTTTACCAACTTTGGCAACACGGTCATTGTGGTGCCCAAGCCCTTCAGAGCCCTGCTTGGACTACACTTGGATTTGG GTATTCTTTACTACGTCTACATGGGAATGCTTGCAGTATTCTGCACAAATGCCATCAACATCCTAGCAGGCATCAACGGCATTGAGTCAGGTCAAGCCCTGTTTATCTCCGGCTCCATTATTGTCTTCAACCTGCTGGAGCTCagtg GAGATTACCGCGATGACCATGTTTTCTCCCTCTACTTCATGATACCATTCTTCTTCACCACATTAGCACTTTTTTACCACAACTG GTACCCTTCATCTGTGTTTGTGGGAGACACTTTCTGCTACTTTGCTGGTATGACCTTCGCTGTAGTCGGCATCCTGGGACACTTCAGCAAAACAATGCTGCTGTTCTTCATTCCTCAAGTAGTTAACTTTGTCTACTCCTTGCCTCAGCTTTTTCATATCATCCCCTGTCCCAGACACCGGCTCCCCAG GCTGAATCCAGATCAGGCAAA GGGAATGAGCTACTCTAATTAAAAGAAAGGACCTCTCTAATTAGGACACCTTATTCTGAG TCACATTATCAAT GCGGCAGAGTTATTAAAGCTGCTAGAGGTGCGAAGAGGCCAGGAGGGAGATGATGAGTTTATTGAGTGCAACAACATGACCTTAATAAATCTGGCACTGAAATTACTCGGTCCCATCCATGAGAGAAACCTCACAGTCATCATGCTCATCATACAG GTGATGGGCAGTGTAGTGGCTTTTGGGATCCGTTATCATCTGGTACGTCTCTTCTATGACGTCTAG